From Streptomyces fungicidicus, one genomic window encodes:
- a CDS encoding aspartate aminotransferase family protein, translated as MTPQPNPEVGAAVKAADRAHVFHSWSAQELIDPLAVAGAEGSYFWDYDGRRYLDFTSGLVYTNIGYQHPKVVAAIQEQAARMTTFAPAFAVEARSEAARLIAERTPGDLDKIFFTNGGADAIEHALRMARLHTGRPKVLSAYRSYHGGTQQAVNVTGDPRRWASDSGTAGVVRFWAPFLYRSRFYAETEEQECARALEHLETTIAFEGPSTVAAIVLETIPGTAGIMPPPAGYLAGVRELCDKYGIVFVLDEVMAGFGRTGTWFAADLYDVVPDLMTFAKGVNSGYVPLGGVAISGAIADTFGKRPYPGGLTYSGHPLACAAAVATIGVMAEEGVVENAAALGASVVGPGLRELAERHPSVGEVRGTGMFWALELVRNPETREPLVPYNAAGEANAPMAAFAAAAKEAGVWPFVNMNRTHVVPPCNTSEAELKEGLAALDTALSVADGYVE; from the coding sequence ATGACCCCTCAGCCGAACCCCGAGGTCGGTGCCGCCGTCAAGGCCGCCGACCGTGCCCATGTGTTCCACTCCTGGTCCGCGCAGGAGCTCATCGACCCGCTCGCCGTCGCCGGGGCGGAGGGGTCCTACTTCTGGGACTACGACGGCCGGCGCTACCTCGACTTCACCAGCGGACTCGTCTACACGAACATCGGCTACCAGCACCCGAAGGTCGTCGCCGCGATCCAGGAGCAGGCGGCGCGGATGACGACGTTCGCGCCGGCGTTCGCCGTCGAGGCGCGGTCGGAGGCGGCGCGGCTGATCGCCGAGCGCACCCCGGGCGACCTGGACAAGATCTTCTTCACCAACGGCGGCGCCGACGCGATCGAGCACGCCCTGCGCATGGCACGGCTGCACACCGGCCGCCCCAAGGTGCTCTCCGCCTACCGCTCGTACCACGGCGGCACCCAGCAGGCGGTCAACGTCACCGGCGACCCGCGCCGCTGGGCCTCCGACAGCGGCACGGCCGGGGTCGTGCGCTTCTGGGCGCCGTTCCTGTACCGCTCGCGCTTCTACGCCGAGACGGAGGAGCAGGAGTGCGCGCGGGCGCTCGAGCACCTGGAGACGACGATCGCCTTCGAGGGGCCGTCGACCGTGGCGGCGATCGTCCTGGAGACGATCCCGGGCACGGCGGGCATCATGCCGCCGCCCGCCGGCTACCTCGCCGGCGTCCGCGAGCTCTGCGACAAGTACGGGATCGTGTTCGTCCTCGACGAGGTCATGGCCGGCTTCGGGCGGACCGGGACCTGGTTCGCGGCGGACCTGTACGACGTCGTCCCGGACCTGATGACCTTCGCCAAGGGCGTGAACTCCGGGTACGTGCCGCTCGGCGGCGTCGCCATCTCCGGGGCGATCGCGGACACGTTCGGCAAGCGGCCCTACCCGGGCGGGCTGACCTACTCCGGGCACCCGCTGGCCTGCGCCGCCGCCGTCGCGACGATCGGCGTGATGGCGGAGGAGGGTGTCGTCGAGAACGCGGCGGCGCTCGGCGCGTCCGTCGTCGGACCCGGGCTGCGGGAGCTGGCGGAGCGGCACCCCAGCGTGGGCGAGGTGCGCGGGACCGGCATGTTCTGGGCGCTGGAGCTGGTGCGGAACCCGGAGACCCGGGAGCCGCTGGTGCCGTACAACGCGGCCGGCGAGGCGAACGCCCCGATGGCCGCCTTCGCCGCCGCCGCGAAGGAGGCGGGCGTCTGGCCCTTCGTGAACATGAACCGCACGCATGTGGTGCCGCCGTGCAACACGAGCGAGGCCGAGCTGAAGGAAGGGCTGGCGGCGCTGGACACGGCGCTGTCGGTGGCGGACGGTTACGTGGAGTAA
- a CDS encoding type II toxin-antitoxin system RelE/ParE family toxin, whose translation MRSMNWEINLHPAVESWLLKLAEEDPAAADLIETAIDMLAVSGPSLGRPLVDRLSGCRTHNLKELRPGSSGRTEVRILFVFDPRREAIPLVAGDKAGRWRDWYRESVPLAEARYHEYLAAADEAGTDGNA comes from the coding sequence ATGCGAAGCATGAACTGGGAGATCAACCTCCATCCCGCGGTGGAGTCGTGGCTGCTCAAGCTGGCGGAAGAGGATCCGGCGGCCGCTGACCTCATCGAAACGGCGATCGACATGCTCGCGGTCAGCGGACCTTCGCTGGGGCGTCCGCTTGTCGACCGGCTGTCCGGCTGTCGCACCCACAACCTCAAGGAGCTGCGGCCGGGCAGTTCAGGGCGTACCGAGGTGCGGATCCTGTTCGTCTTCGATCCCCGGCGGGAGGCGATTCCTCTCGTAGCCGGAGACAAGGCGGGCCGCTGGAGGGACTGGTACCGCGAATCGGTCCCGCTCGCCGAGGCGCGCTATCACGAGTATCTGGCCGCGGCCGACGAGGCAGGAACGGACGGGAACGCCTGA
- a CDS encoding substrate-binding domain-containing protein, translated as MEWLSAENLVAVATAILGIVASAVMVWYERRVPRRKRIGYRVQLDTPIGDDGRSRHTNRRVGWFSTETGMNHASMVLLRIENDGSQSITRDDYESPGIHGLTVEFGRRTVLGVAVTQPSETSHVLGNFTERLGFGYRGSTLSIPRVPLNRGAYYKLLVLLSGGQVGDDIQVSGDLKDGDVHRNRSATPDEKAPLFSRAARLITITLTLCVVGLAVIVVAQDDSPPPIGCESGTLTLTGSTAFAPVLREVAEKYERDCADDDTRVDVDPRGSTSGIRELAAAGEKAEHGSPPLVALSDGPKPGGMPELRENRVAVSVFALVVHEDVGLRDLSTADVRRLYRGEIANWSELGGPDLPVHLVSRDANSGTRQVFQRRVLGRGEIANSSVDCVHKDDPAAPVLRCELGSTEQVLATVAELPGAIGYSELNLAARAKGLLRLDLDGHPASVDAIEHGTSSYPYREIEYAYTYGQPPADSLASSFLTYLTRGNGQDVIRTHGHLPCWTPEGMELCARAAP; from the coding sequence ATGGAGTGGCTGAGCGCGGAGAACCTGGTGGCCGTGGCGACGGCGATCCTCGGCATCGTCGCCTCGGCGGTGATGGTCTGGTACGAGCGCAGGGTGCCGCGCCGCAAACGCATCGGCTACCGCGTGCAGCTGGACACCCCGATCGGCGACGACGGCCGGTCCCGTCACACCAACCGCCGGGTGGGCTGGTTCAGCACGGAGACCGGGATGAACCACGCCAGCATGGTGCTGCTGCGCATCGAGAACGACGGCTCGCAGAGCATCACCCGCGACGACTACGAGAGTCCGGGAATCCACGGCCTGACCGTGGAGTTCGGGCGGCGCACCGTCCTCGGGGTCGCGGTCACCCAGCCGTCGGAGACCAGTCACGTCCTCGGCAACTTCACGGAGCGGCTCGGCTTCGGCTACCGGGGCAGCACCCTCAGCATCCCGCGGGTCCCGCTCAACCGGGGCGCCTACTACAAGCTGCTTGTGCTGCTCTCCGGCGGTCAGGTGGGCGACGACATCCAGGTGAGCGGCGACCTGAAGGACGGGGACGTGCACCGCAACCGCAGTGCCACCCCGGACGAGAAGGCCCCGCTGTTCAGCCGGGCGGCCCGGCTGATCACCATCACGCTGACGCTGTGCGTGGTCGGCCTCGCGGTGATCGTCGTGGCGCAGGACGACAGCCCGCCGCCCATCGGCTGCGAGAGCGGCACCCTGACCCTCACCGGTTCGACCGCGTTCGCGCCGGTGCTGCGGGAGGTCGCGGAGAAGTACGAGCGGGACTGCGCGGACGACGACACCCGCGTCGACGTGGACCCGCGCGGATCCACGTCCGGGATACGGGAGCTGGCGGCGGCCGGGGAGAAGGCGGAGCACGGTTCGCCGCCGCTGGTGGCCCTGTCGGACGGCCCCAAGCCCGGCGGGATGCCCGAACTGCGCGAGAACCGGGTGGCGGTGTCCGTGTTCGCGCTGGTCGTCCACGAGGACGTGGGCCTGCGCGACCTGTCGACGGCGGACGTACGGCGCCTGTACCGGGGCGAGATAGCCAACTGGAGCGAGCTCGGCGGCCCCGACCTGCCGGTCCACCTGGTCAGCCGGGACGCCAACTCGGGCACGAGACAGGTGTTCCAGCGCCGTGTGCTGGGCCGGGGCGAGATCGCCAACTCCTCCGTCGACTGCGTGCACAAGGACGACCCGGCCGCCCCCGTGCTCCGCTGCGAACTCGGCTCCACCGAACAGGTGCTGGCGACCGTCGCCGAGCTGCCCGGCGCGATCGGCTACAGCGAACTCAACCTCGCCGCCCGCGCGAAGGGACTGCTCCGGCTGGACCTCGACGGCCACCCCGCCTCCGTCGACGCCATCGAGCACGGGACGAGCTCCTACCCGTACCGGGAGATCGAGTACGCCTACACCTACGGGCAGCCCCCGGCGGACTCGCTGGCGTCGAGCTTCCTGACGTACCTCACGCGCGGCAACGGCCAGGACGTTATCCGCACCCACGGCCATCTGCCGTGCTGGACCCCGGAGGGCATGGAGCTGTGTGCGCGGGCCGCGCCGTGA
- a CDS encoding MarR family winged helix-turn-helix transcriptional regulator, with the protein MSGEPQDLLSRGALGTFRLNGQFLALAEELARPAGLTAAWWQVLGAVLGEPLPVSGIARAMGITRQSVQRVADLLVRRGLAEYRPNPAHRRAKLLAPTEQGRAAVSRIDPGHAAFAERLSKAYGEAYGDAELARAVEALERLSAVLDALGPPVTEP; encoded by the coding sequence GTGAGCGGCGAACCGCAGGACCTGCTCAGCCGGGGCGCGCTCGGCACGTTCCGGCTGAACGGGCAGTTCCTCGCGCTCGCCGAGGAGCTGGCCCGGCCCGCCGGGCTCACCGCCGCCTGGTGGCAGGTGCTCGGCGCGGTCCTCGGCGAGCCGCTGCCGGTCTCCGGGATCGCCAGGGCCATGGGCATCACCCGGCAGAGCGTGCAGCGCGTCGCCGACCTGCTGGTGCGGCGCGGGCTCGCCGAGTACCGGCCCAATCCCGCCCACCGCCGCGCCAAGCTCCTCGCCCCCACCGAGCAGGGACGCGCCGCGGTCAGCCGCATCGACCCCGGCCACGCGGCCTTCGCCGAGCGGCTGTCGAAGGCGTACGGGGAGGCGTACGGGGACGCCGAACTGGCCCGCGCGGTGGAGGCGCTGGAACGCCTCTCCGCGGTGCTCGACGCACTCGGTCCGCCTGTTACGGAACCGTAG
- a CDS encoding YbaB/EbfC family nucleoid-associated protein: protein MIPGGGQPNMQQLLQQAQKMQQDLAKAQEELARTEVDGQSGGGLVKATVTGSGELRALVIDPKAVDPEDTETLADLVVAAVQAANENAQNLQQQKLGPLAQGLGGGGGIPGLPF, encoded by the coding sequence GTGATCCCCGGTGGTGGCCAGCCGAACATGCAGCAGCTGCTCCAGCAGGCCCAGAAGATGCAGCAGGACCTGGCCAAGGCTCAGGAGGAGCTGGCGAGGACCGAGGTCGACGGGCAGTCGGGCGGCGGCCTGGTGAAGGCCACCGTCACCGGCTCCGGCGAGCTGCGGGCCCTAGTGATCGACCCGAAGGCGGTGGACCCGGAGGACACCGAGACCCTCGCCGACCTGGTCGTCGCGGCGGTCCAGGCGGCCAACGAGAACGCGCAGAACCTCCAGCAGCAGAAGCTCGGCCCGCTGGCCCAGGGTCTGGGCGGCGGCGGGGGCATCCCGGGTCTGCCCTTCTGA
- a CDS encoding DUF5063 domain-containing protein, giving the protein MSDATLHATDQNPDDFAVQIADQIESFLVAVTEVAKGDEPDSAVPFLLLEVSQLLLAGGRLGAHEDIVPDERYEPDLGPEADVDELRENLARMLDPVDIYSEVFDPYEPRKAPVPARISDDLTNVITDLRHGMAHYRAGRTTEALWWWQFSYFSNWGSTASATLRALQSVVAHVRLNQPLAELDGLDTDQGVGDDTLEFEAGRVMAEEIAAPLGVRPVQ; this is encoded by the coding sequence ATGTCTGATGCCACGCTGCACGCGACGGACCAGAACCCGGACGACTTCGCGGTCCAGATCGCGGATCAGATCGAGAGTTTCCTGGTCGCCGTCACGGAGGTGGCGAAGGGCGACGAGCCGGACTCGGCGGTTCCCTTCCTCCTCCTGGAGGTCTCCCAGCTCCTCCTGGCCGGCGGCCGCCTGGGCGCGCACGAGGACATCGTCCCGGACGAGCGCTACGAGCCCGACCTGGGCCCCGAGGCCGACGTGGACGAGCTCCGCGAGAACCTCGCCCGGATGCTCGACCCGGTCGACATCTACTCGGAGGTCTTCGACCCCTACGAGCCCCGCAAGGCCCCGGTCCCGGCCCGTATCTCCGACGACCTCACCAACGTCATCACCGACCTCCGCCACGGCATGGCCCACTACCGCGCCGGCCGCACCACGGAGGCCCTGTGGTGGTGGCAGTTCTCCTACTTCTCCAACTGGGGCTCCACGGCGTCCGCGACCCTGCGCGCGCTGCAGTCGGTGGTCGCCCACGTCCGCCTGAACCAGCCCCTCGCCGAACTCGACGGCCTCGACACCGACCAGGGCGTGGGCGACGACACCCTGGAGTTCGAGGCGGGCAGAGTAATGGCGGAAGAGATCGCCGCCCCCCTGGGCGTCCGCCCGGTCCAGTAG
- a CDS encoding serine/threonine-protein kinase produces MDKLGPGDPQGIGAYRLLARLGAGGMGQVYLARSERGRTVAVKLVREELARREEFRARFRQEVRAARQVGGDWTAPVLDADTEAPVPWVATGYVAGPSLQQVVGHDHGALPERSVRILGAGLAHALKDIHAAGIVHRDLKPSNVLVTIDGPRVIDFGIARALETVTDGGLTRTGALVGSPGFMAPEQVRGDRITQACDVFCLGSVLAYAASGALPFGTAGSGVHALMFRIAQEEPDLAGVPEGLADLMRDCLHKDPAARPPLDEVLRRTGADDTVADGRARDPWLPGALVAQLGRHAVRLLDTENPEPPPPSPTATPTWPPAGHQSPPGPAGPGAAGQPGSSADQSAATPAWPPAGSAVPGAPAWGPAGGHQSPPGASGGPVVGQPLASGSGVAGQPGGVAAPGPGAGHETPAGSGGPGVADVAAGSGGSVAFGAGSPGAGGQPGGGSGTAGAGGFADPAGTPEHARADDDTVVPPRVHHPPTLVAGQGVPAPHPGPYGHPQQPAYGYPYDGYGAGQAPPAPEPRRDGRSTALLVVIALVVALGAGGSVYALMSGGDADHRTGGDPTASPSPTAATSGDTPGPSTSAPADGTVPAGYLGSWSTTIDNASGQHTRRLTLQQGDVGDTVMSLVADGPTGDGTYHCVFEARLTGASGDRLELGPSAVSVGQPSGACTPGSASELTLLSGGSLQRVNTGDGEHLTYTRD; encoded by the coding sequence ATGGACAAGCTCGGGCCCGGGGATCCGCAGGGAATCGGGGCGTACCGGCTGCTCGCCCGGCTCGGCGCCGGCGGCATGGGGCAGGTCTATCTGGCCCGCTCCGAGCGGGGACGCACCGTCGCCGTGAAGCTGGTCCGCGAGGAGCTGGCGCGGCGGGAGGAGTTCCGGGCGCGCTTCCGCCAGGAGGTGCGCGCCGCGCGCCAGGTCGGCGGCGACTGGACGGCTCCGGTGCTGGACGCGGACACCGAGGCGCCCGTGCCGTGGGTGGCCACCGGGTATGTGGCCGGGCCCAGCCTGCAGCAGGTGGTCGGGCACGACCACGGGGCGCTGCCCGAGCGGTCGGTGCGCATCCTCGGCGCCGGTCTCGCGCACGCGCTGAAGGACATCCACGCCGCCGGCATCGTGCACCGGGACCTCAAGCCGTCCAACGTGCTCGTCACCATCGACGGTCCGCGCGTCATCGACTTCGGCATCGCGCGGGCGCTGGAGACGGTGACCGACGGCGGGCTCACCCGCACCGGGGCGCTGGTCGGCTCGCCCGGCTTCATGGCCCCCGAGCAGGTGCGCGGCGACCGGATCACGCAGGCCTGCGACGTGTTCTGCCTCGGCTCGGTGCTCGCCTACGCCGCGAGCGGCGCGCTTCCGTTCGGCACCGCCGGCAGCGGGGTGCACGCGCTGATGTTCCGCATCGCGCAGGAGGAGCCGGACCTGGCCGGCGTGCCGGAAGGTCTCGCCGACCTGATGCGCGACTGTCTGCACAAGGACCCGGCCGCGCGACCGCCGCTGGACGAGGTCCTGCGGCGCACCGGCGCGGACGACACCGTCGCCGACGGCCGCGCCCGCGACCCCTGGCTGCCGGGCGCCCTGGTGGCCCAGCTCGGCCGCCACGCGGTCCGCCTCCTCGACACGGAAAACCCAGAACCCCCACCACCCAGCCCGACCGCCACCCCCACCTGGCCCCCGGCCGGGCACCAGTCGCCGCCCGGTCCGGCCGGCCCCGGCGCTGCCGGTCAGCCGGGCAGCTCCGCCGACCAGTCGGCCGCCACCCCCGCCTGGCCACCGGCCGGGTCGGCCGTCCCGGGCGCTCCCGCCTGGGGTCCGGCGGGCGGGCACCAGTCGCCGCCCGGTGCCTCCGGCGGGCCGGTGGTCGGTCAGCCGTTGGCGTCCGGCTCGGGGGTTGCCGGTCAGCCGGGCGGTGTCGCCGCTCCGGGGCCGGGTGCCGGACACGAGACACCGGCCGGTTCGGGCGGTCCCGGTGTTGCCGATGTGGCGGCCGGTTCCGGCGGGTCGGTGGCGTTCGGCGCGGGGTCTCCGGGGGCCGGCGGTCAGCCGGGTGGTGGGTCGGGGACGGCCGGGGCGGGGGGTTTCGCGGACCCCGCCGGCACGCCCGAGCACGCCCGTGCCGACGACGACACCGTCGTGCCGCCGCGGGTGCATCATCCGCCGACCCTGGTGGCCGGCCAGGGCGTCCCCGCCCCGCACCCGGGTCCGTACGGGCATCCCCAGCAGCCCGCGTACGGCTACCCCTACGACGGCTACGGCGCCGGCCAGGCGCCGCCGGCCCCCGAGCCGCGCCGGGACGGCCGTTCCACCGCGCTGCTCGTGGTGATCGCGCTGGTCGTCGCGCTCGGCGCGGGCGGCTCCGTGTACGCCCTGATGAGCGGCGGCGACGCCGACCACCGCACCGGCGGCGACCCGACCGCATCTCCGTCGCCCACCGCCGCCACCTCCGGCGACACACCGGGGCCCAGCACCTCCGCGCCCGCGGACGGGACCGTCCCGGCCGGCTACCTGGGCAGCTGGTCCACCACCATCGACAACGCGAGCGGGCAGCACACCCGCCGCCTGACGCTCCAGCAGGGCGACGTCGGCGACACCGTCATGTCGCTCGTCGCCGACGGGCCCACCGGCGACGGCACCTACCACTGCGTCTTCGAGGCCCGCCTCACCGGCGCCTCCGGCGACCGGCTGGAGCTCGGCCCGTCCGCCGTGTCGGTCGGGCAGCCCAGCGGCGCCTGCACCCCCGGCTCCGCCAGCGAGCTCACCCTGCTGTCCGGCGGCTCCCTGCAGCGCGTGAACACCGGCGACGGCGAACACCTCACCTACACACGGGACTGA
- a CDS encoding helix-turn-helix domain-containing protein: MSQYSSWAEVKRRIRENQPEVPDAEWESRKQAARTATDAYVVGHHLREIREEQGLTQGQVAASVGISQARVSQIERGEIHNLETMRAYAEALGARITVTIEYGGPTAGAA, encoded by the coding sequence ATGAGTCAGTACAGCAGCTGGGCCGAGGTCAAGCGTCGGATCCGCGAGAACCAGCCCGAGGTGCCCGACGCCGAGTGGGAGTCCCGCAAGCAGGCCGCGCGTACGGCAACCGATGCCTATGTGGTCGGACACCATCTGCGTGAGATCCGTGAGGAGCAGGGGCTGACGCAGGGCCAGGTGGCCGCGTCGGTGGGAATCTCCCAGGCGAGGGTCTCCCAGATCGAGCGGGGAGAGATCCACAACCTGGAGACCATGCGTGCGTACGCGGAGGCGCTCGGGGCCAGGATCACCGTGACGATCGAGTACGGCGGCCCGACGGCGGGCGCGGCCTGA
- a CDS encoding SLATT domain-containing protein: MGQPEMQPEGRPQERRGEGAAGPRPGDPAGREFPLGDWGDPATRLDELYRWVERGALDTAAWYLADRVWKRRCGWALRAGTAAGALTGAALPLLDLTGVADGSAPWGYLALLLGVACAAGDRFFGVTSGWMRDVATAQAVQRRLQAFQFDWASECIREVLGPADGTASEAAERCLTVLRRFSEDVTELVRVETADWMVAFRTGGAPLGVQTASAGGAGRPEGALPHGRFPSPPGAARPNMPRQRPPEPR; encoded by the coding sequence GTGGGTCAGCCGGAGATGCAGCCCGAGGGCCGGCCTCAGGAGCGGCGGGGCGAGGGGGCGGCCGGGCCCCGGCCGGGCGACCCGGCCGGGCGGGAGTTCCCGCTCGGGGACTGGGGCGATCCGGCGACCCGACTGGACGAGCTGTACCGGTGGGTGGAGCGCGGGGCGCTGGACACGGCCGCCTGGTACCTCGCCGACCGGGTGTGGAAGCGGCGGTGCGGCTGGGCGCTGCGGGCCGGTACGGCCGCGGGCGCGCTGACCGGGGCCGCGCTGCCGCTGCTCGACCTGACCGGGGTGGCCGACGGGTCCGCGCCCTGGGGGTATCTGGCGCTGCTGCTCGGCGTGGCGTGCGCGGCCGGCGACCGGTTCTTCGGGGTGACCTCCGGCTGGATGCGGGACGTGGCGACCGCTCAGGCGGTGCAGCGGCGGCTCCAGGCGTTCCAGTTCGACTGGGCGTCGGAGTGCATCCGCGAGGTGCTCGGCCCGGCGGACGGCACGGCGAGCGAGGCGGCCGAGCGGTGCCTGACGGTGCTGCGGAGGTTCTCGGAGGACGTCACGGAGCTGGTGCGGGTCGAGACGGCCGACTGGATGGTGGCGTTCCGCACGGGCGGCGCGCCGCTGGGCGTCCAGACGGCGTCGGCGGGCGGCGCGGGCCGCCCGGAGGGCGCCCTGCCGCACGGCCGTTTCCCTTCCCCGCCGGGAGCGGCCCGGCCCAACATGCCCCGGCAGCGTCCGCCCGAGCCGAGGTGA
- a CDS encoding DJ-1/PfpI family protein, whose amino-acid sequence MTRKPVHLAVYDTFADWETGHATAHLARAGYEVRTVAPDREPVTSIGGLRVLPGLALDELRPGDSSLLILPGADRWDEGDELAPFARAARAFLDAGVPVAAICGATAGLAREGLLDDRAHTGAVSFYLAATGYAGAGRYVEADAVTDGGLVTAGPTEPVAFAREIFRLLGVYEDTVTDAWYRLFHDSDPGAYAEYAQATAR is encoded by the coding sequence ATGACCCGCAAGCCCGTGCATCTCGCCGTCTACGACACCTTCGCCGACTGGGAGACCGGTCACGCCACCGCGCATCTCGCCCGCGCCGGGTACGAGGTGCGTACCGTCGCCCCGGACCGCGAGCCCGTCACCAGCATCGGCGGACTCCGCGTGCTGCCCGGCCTCGCGCTCGACGAACTGCGTCCCGGGGACAGCTCCCTGCTGATCCTGCCCGGCGCCGACCGCTGGGACGAGGGCGACGAACTGGCCCCCTTCGCCCGGGCCGCCCGCGCCTTCCTCGACGCGGGGGTGCCCGTCGCCGCGATCTGCGGCGCCACCGCCGGGCTGGCCCGCGAGGGGCTGCTCGACGACCGGGCGCACACCGGCGCCGTCTCCTTCTACCTGGCCGCGACCGGCTACGCGGGCGCCGGCCGGTACGTGGAGGCCGACGCGGTCACCGACGGCGGTCTCGTCACCGCCGGACCGACCGAGCCCGTCGCCTTCGCCCGCGAGATCTTCCGGCTGCTCGGCGTCTACGAGGACACGGTGACCGACGCCTGGTACCGGCTGTTCCACGACTCCGACCCGGGGGCCTACGCCGAGTACGCGCAGGCCACGGCGCGGTGA
- the recR gene encoding recombination mediator RecR, with translation MYEGVVQDLIDELGRLPGVGPKSAQRIAFHILQAEPTDVRRLAHALMEVKAKVRFCATCGNVAQEEQCNICRDPRRDPAVICVVEEPKDVVAIERTREFRGRYHVLGGAISPIDGVGPDDLRIRELLARLADGTVTELILATDPNLEGEATATYLARMIKPMGLKVTRLASGLPVGGDLEYADEVTLGRAFEGRRLLDV, from the coding sequence TTGTACGAAGGCGTGGTCCAGGACCTCATCGACGAGCTGGGGCGGCTGCCCGGCGTCGGTCCCAAGAGCGCGCAGCGGATCGCCTTCCACATCCTCCAGGCCGAACCCACGGACGTACGCCGCCTCGCGCACGCGCTGATGGAGGTCAAGGCGAAGGTCCGCTTCTGCGCCACCTGCGGAAACGTGGCGCAGGAGGAGCAGTGCAACATCTGCCGCGATCCGCGCCGCGACCCGGCCGTCATCTGTGTCGTGGAGGAACCGAAGGACGTCGTGGCGATCGAGCGCACCCGCGAGTTCCGCGGCCGCTACCACGTCCTCGGCGGCGCGATCAGCCCCATCGACGGCGTGGGCCCGGACGACCTGCGGATACGGGAGCTGCTGGCCCGGCTGGCCGACGGCACGGTCACGGAGCTCATCCTGGCCACGGACCCCAATCTCGAGGGCGAGGCCACGGCGACGTACCTCGCTCGCATGATCAAGCCCATGGGCCTGAAGGTCACCCGCCTGGCCAGCGGCCTCCCGGTGGGCGGCGACCTGGAATACGCGGACGAGGTCACCCTCGGACGCGCCTTCGAGGGGAGACGACTCCTAGATGTCTGA
- a CDS encoding M23 family metallopeptidase has protein sequence MNGTRTGRRRLAALAGAMLMAAGIMLSGASPAAAADSYYKLPYPAGESYMVTQGPEGTYSHTGPYNEYAWDFGLPANYEVSAAQGGTIVYSDWSPYWQNGIEVIIRHPNGQCTHYAHLNQSFYWPGDWVPQGRIVGYTGSTGASTAPHLHFQVIDCNTRVGIPASLQGWVPWTGTWPVSTNNYA, from the coding sequence GTGAACGGAACGAGAACGGGCCGGCGCCGGCTCGCCGCCCTGGCGGGCGCGATGCTGATGGCCGCCGGCATCATGCTGTCCGGCGCCTCCCCCGCCGCGGCGGCGGACTCCTACTACAAGCTTCCCTACCCGGCGGGCGAGTCCTACATGGTCACCCAGGGTCCGGAGGGCACCTACTCGCACACGGGCCCGTACAACGAGTACGCCTGGGACTTCGGGCTCCCCGCGAACTACGAGGTCTCCGCCGCGCAGGGCGGCACCATCGTGTACTCCGACTGGTCACCGTACTGGCAGAACGGCATCGAGGTGATCATCCGGCACCCCAACGGCCAGTGCACCCACTACGCCCACCTGAACCAGTCGTTCTACTGGCCCGGTGACTGGGTCCCCCAGGGCCGGATCGTCGGCTACACAGGGTCCACGGGCGCGTCGACCGCACCGCACCTGCACTTCCAGGTGATCGACTGCAACACCCGGGTCGGCATCCCCGCCAGCCTGCAGGGCTGGGTGCCGTGGACCGGCACCTGGCCGGTCAGCACCAACAACTACGCCTGA